A genomic segment from Lignipirellula cremea encodes:
- a CDS encoding tetratricopeptide repeat protein, with product MIRSASLSFAFLLASLVSWNAWGQSFQDGVVAKADLKIMGKVFAHRGDVLTLESETGGSIVVRTLNKQRAQVRRDFVIPLAESAPLYTDMIREASEDSGLFVARASAFSAAGQVDNAIADCTKALDLEKGQSAPTLMARGVYYASINKFDEAIADFRAAIKLKSDFELARVNLANALMGKKDYDGAIDIYDQLIETRAKNARYYVERGVAFRHKEDWDSAIDDFTRALEIEPGHQAALSSRGFVCFLKGDHEAAVKDFTQMIKLNPQDSLSYNNRGYNHFLMRQYKEALADYEAAIKIEPKYAMALQNKAWLLSTCADDDIRDGKEAFAAAAAACQLRQYKVASDIKALAASYAELNDFKHAVEFQQRVIDMTTGDDRTTEEEIMKLYRASQPFRSSVQPVE from the coding sequence ATGATCCGATCCGCGTCCTTGTCGTTCGCTTTCCTGCTGGCGAGTCTCGTCTCCTGGAATGCCTGGGGGCAATCGTTCCAGGACGGGGTGGTCGCCAAGGCTGACTTGAAAATCATGGGCAAGGTCTTCGCGCACCGTGGCGATGTGCTCACGCTGGAAAGTGAAACCGGCGGCTCGATTGTCGTTCGCACGCTCAATAAACAGCGGGCCCAGGTACGACGCGATTTTGTGATCCCGCTCGCCGAATCGGCGCCCTTGTATACCGACATGATTCGCGAAGCTTCGGAAGACTCGGGTTTATTCGTGGCCCGCGCTAGCGCTTTTTCTGCGGCCGGTCAGGTGGATAACGCCATTGCCGATTGCACCAAAGCCCTGGACCTGGAAAAAGGGCAGTCCGCTCCGACCCTGATGGCTCGCGGCGTGTACTACGCTTCGATCAACAAATTCGACGAAGCAATTGCCGACTTCCGTGCGGCGATCAAACTCAAGAGCGATTTTGAGCTGGCCCGCGTGAATCTGGCCAACGCCCTGATGGGGAAAAAAGATTACGACGGCGCGATCGACATTTACGACCAGCTGATCGAAACCCGCGCCAAAAACGCCCGCTACTATGTGGAACGGGGCGTGGCCTTCCGGCACAAGGAGGACTGGGATAGCGCGATCGACGACTTTACGCGCGCCCTGGAGATCGAACCGGGACACCAGGCCGCGCTCAGCAGCCGCGGTTTCGTCTGTTTCCTCAAAGGCGACCACGAAGCGGCCGTCAAAGATTTCACCCAGATGATCAAGTTGAACCCGCAGGACTCGCTTTCCTACAACAATCGTGGCTACAACCACTTTTTAATGCGTCAATACAAAGAGGCGCTCGCCGATTACGAAGCGGCGATTAAAATTGAACCGAAGTACGCCATGGCGCTGCAGAATAAAGCCTGGCTGCTGTCGACCTGTGCCGACGACGACATTCGCGACGGCAAAGAGGCCTTCGCCGCAGCAGCCGCCGCCTGCCAGTTGCGACAGTACAAGGTCGCCAGCGACATCAAAGCCCTGGCCGCTTCCTACGCCGAACTGAACGACTTCAAACATGCGGTCGAGTTCCAGCAACGGGTGATCGACATGACCACCGGCGACGACCGGACGACCGAGGAAGAAATCATGAAGCTGTACCGCGCCAGCCAGCCCTTCCGCTCGTCGGTCCAGCCGGTCGAATAA
- a CDS encoding phosphatase PAP2 family protein, which translates to MLRVLMEIQRRTGRWILAREPLVLTCLLVLAAAGWAFVELADEVLEGDALHFDEQIVLAMRNPDDLSQTIGPPWVQEMGRDATALGGVGWLVFCTASVVGFLLLDQKYRMAVFVAGAVSSGWMLAYLLKAFIARPRPEIVPHLSHVFTSSFPSGHSMLSAIVYLTLGSLAAAAMRRPRLKIYVLCLAVIVTLLVGVSRVYLGVHYPTDVLAGWAAGTFWALLCWLIARWLQQHGGVEPEPLEREPQEREQ; encoded by the coding sequence GTGTTACGCGTTTTAATGGAAATCCAGCGCCGAACAGGCCGCTGGATCCTGGCTCGTGAGCCGCTGGTGCTGACCTGTTTGCTGGTGCTGGCTGCGGCTGGCTGGGCCTTCGTGGAACTGGCCGACGAAGTGCTGGAAGGGGACGCCCTGCACTTTGACGAGCAGATTGTGCTGGCGATGCGGAACCCCGACGATCTGTCGCAAACGATCGGACCGCCCTGGGTGCAGGAGATGGGCCGGGACGCTACAGCTTTGGGCGGCGTCGGCTGGCTGGTGTTCTGTACGGCGTCGGTCGTGGGGTTCTTGCTGCTCGATCAAAAGTACCGCATGGCGGTGTTTGTGGCGGGGGCCGTCAGCAGCGGTTGGATGCTGGCTTACCTGCTCAAGGCGTTCATCGCCCGGCCTCGACCAGAGATCGTGCCGCATTTGTCGCATGTCTTTACGAGCAGTTTTCCCAGCGGGCATTCGATGCTGTCGGCGATCGTTTATCTCACGCTCGGCTCCCTGGCCGCCGCCGCCATGCGTCGCCCCCGGCTGAAGATTTATGTCCTGTGTCTGGCGGTGATCGTCACGTTGCTGGTCGGGGTTAGTCGCGTTTATCTGGGCGTGCATTACCCGACCGACGTCCTGGCAGGCTGGGCCGCCGGTACGTTCTGGGCGCTGCTTTGCTGGCTGATCGCGCGCTGGCTGCAGCAACACGGCGGCGTCGAGCCGGAGCCGCTGGAGCGGGAACCGCAAGAACGAGAGCAGTAA
- a CDS encoding GNAT family N-acetyltransferase — MSQIEATVYYLQMTAPPETAGRPLPEETRVERAIDPPVPFYRFLYHAIGGDYQWLSRRKLSDADLAVLLGDPRNELFVLYCQGVPAGMVEFDRRQPNEVEIVQFGLMPERIGQGLGRSLLEWTLARAWSYQPSRVWLHTCSLDHPAALPNYQKRGFTLYREERIQREP; from the coding sequence GCGACCGTCTATTACCTGCAGATGACCGCTCCGCCGGAAACCGCCGGACGTCCGCTGCCGGAGGAGACTCGCGTGGAGCGGGCCATCGATCCGCCCGTCCCTTTTTATCGTTTTCTCTATCACGCGATCGGCGGCGACTACCAGTGGCTGAGTCGGCGGAAGCTGTCCGACGCCGACCTCGCTGTGCTGCTGGGAGATCCGCGCAACGAACTGTTCGTGCTGTATTGCCAGGGCGTTCCCGCCGGCATGGTTGAATTCGATCGCCGCCAGCCGAACGAAGTGGAAATCGTCCAGTTCGGCCTGATGCCGGAACGTATCGGCCAGGGGCTGGGACGTTCGCTGCTGGAATGGACGCTCGCCCGCGCCTGGAGCTACCAGCCGAGCCGGGTCTGGCTGCATACCTGTTCGCTCGACCATCCGGCCGCCCTGCCCAACTACCAGAAGCGCGGCTTCACCTTGTATCGCGAAGAACGCATTCAGCGCGAGCCCTGA